One Cololabis saira isolate AMF1-May2022 chromosome 18, fColSai1.1, whole genome shotgun sequence genomic region harbors:
- the ppil4 gene encoding LOW QUALITY PROTEIN: peptidyl-prolyl cis-trans isomerase-like 4 (The sequence of the model RefSeq protein was modified relative to this genomic sequence to represent the inferred CDS: inserted 2 bases in 1 codon), with protein sequence MAVLLETTLGDVVIDLFTEERPKTCLNFLKLCKIKYYNYCLIHNVQRDFIVQTGDPTGSGRGGESVYCKLYGDQARFFDVEKAPRIKHRKKGTVSMVNNGNAQHGSQFLITTGENLDYLDGVHTVFGEVTEGMDVLTKINETFVDEDFVPFQDIRINHTVILDDPFDDPPDLPVPDRSPEPTREQLDSGRIGADEAIDDGEGKAAEELEERLKEKEAKTQAILLEMVGDLPDADVKPPENVLFVCKLNPVTTDEDLEIIFSRFGSIQSCEIIRDWKSGDSLCYAFIEFEKEEDCEKAFFKMDNVLIDDRRIHVDFSQSVAKIKWKGKGGKYTKDDFKAYEKDLESRSKLALKDQVKPKQASKYELLMEDEDETASHRHSEKKHKKKHHHHSDDEDGRKKKHKDGDEGRRDKRTGRQRSRSTSRSRXDRDSKHGRSRGKHGKEARSRSRSRSPRRSKDKDRSRHR encoded by the exons ATGGCGGTGCTGCTGGAGACGACGCTGGGGGATGTTGTGATTGATTTATTCACAGAAGAGAGGCCGAAAA CTTGTCTCAACTTTCTGAAATTGTGCAAGATAAAGTACTACAACTACTGCCTCATCCACAATGTCCAG AGAGACTTCATCGTCCAGACCGGAGATCCCACCGGCAGCGGCCGCGGAGGAGAATCCGTCTACTG TAAACTGTACGGAGACCAGGCGCGCTTCTTCGATGTGGAGAAAGCGCCGCGCATCAAGCACAGGAAGAAGGGGACGGTTTCCATGGTGAACAATGGCAACGCTCAGCATGGGTCTCAG TTCCTCATCACGACAGGGGAGAACCTGGACTATCTGGACGGAGTCCACACGGTGTTCGGGGAGGTGACGGAGGGCATGGACGTGCTGACCAAGATCAACGAGACCTTTGTGGACGAGGATTTTGTCCCGTTTCAGGACATCAG GATAAACCACACAGTGATCCTGGATGACCCGTTTGACGACCCGCCGGACCTGCCGGTACCGGATCGATCCCCGGAGCCGACCAGAGAGCAGCTGGAT AGCGGCCGCATCGGGGCAGACGAAGCCATCGACGACGGCGAGGGGAAGGCGgccgaggagctggaggagcggCTGAAGGAGAAGGAGGCCAAGACCCAGGCCATCCTGCTGGAGATG GTGGGAGACCTCCCCGACGCAGACGTCAAGCCCCCCGAGAACGTGCTGTTTGTGTGCAAGCTGAACCCGGTGACCACAGACGAGGACCTGGagatcatcttctcccgcttcggGAGCATCCAGAG ctGTGAGATCATCCGGGACTGGAAGAGCGGGGACTCCCTCTGCTACGCCTTCATCGAGTTTGAGAAG GAAGAAGACTGTGAGAAGGCCTTCTTCAAAATGGACAACGTGCTCATCGACGACCGCCGCATCCACGTGGACTTCAGCCAGTCGGTGGCAAAGATCAAATGGAAAGGAAAAG GTGGGAAGTACACGAAGGACGACTTCAAAGCCTACGAGAAGGACCTGGAGAGCCGCTCCAAACTGGCCCTGAAGGACCAAGTGAAGCCCAAGCAAGC CTCCAAGTACGAGCTGCTGATGGAGGACGAGGACGAGACGGCGAGCCACCGGCACTCCGAGAAGAAACACAAGAAGAAGCACCACCATCATTCAGACGACGAGGAcggcaggaagaagaagcacaaG GACGGTGACGAGGGCCGACGTGACAAGAGAACGGGCCGCCAGCGCTCCCGCTCCACGTCACGGTCCCG GGACCGGGACAGCAAACACGGCAGGTCCCGGGGCAAACACGGCAAAGAGgcccggagccggagccggagccggtcCCCCCGGAGGTCCAAGGACAAGGACAGGAGCAGGCACCGATGA